A single Triticum dicoccoides isolate Atlit2015 ecotype Zavitan chromosome 2A, WEW_v2.0, whole genome shotgun sequence DNA region contains:
- the LOC119352621 gene encoding mitochondrial inner membrane protease subunit 2-like → MAWAALRPVVKACIGGSLIGITVSDRYFSVAAVHGGSMRPTFDGTTGGREYAVVKRSPLYDYSRGEVVVFVSPADHRSRTIKRLIGLPGDWVSVPDKEEIRQIPEGHCWVEGDNGTASWDSRSYGPVPLGLVQGRVTHVLWPPSKMGRVDKRVPPEGRVMPQRNL, encoded by the exons atggcttgggcggcgctgaggcCGGTGGTGAAGGCCTGCATCGGCGGCTCCCTCATCGGCATCACCGTCTCCGACCGCTACTtctccgtcgccgccgtccacggcGGCTCCATGCGCCCCACCTTCGACGGAACCACAG GTGGGCGCGAGTACGCGGTGGTGAAGCGGAGCCCCCTCTACGACTACTCCCGCGGCGAGGTCGTCGTCTTCGT GTCGCCGGCGGACCACCGGAGCAGGACGATCAAGAGGCTGATTGGGCTGCCCGGCGACTGGGTCAGCGTCCCGGACAAGGAGGAGATCCGGCAGATTCCCGAGGGCCACTGCTGGGTGGAAGGGGACAATGGCACCGCCAGCTGGGACTCGAGATCCTACGGCCCT GTGCCGCTTGGTCTGGTTCAGGGGAGGGTGACGCACGTGTTGTGGCCGCCCAGCAAGATGGGCCGCGTCGACAAGAGGGTGCCGCCGGAAGGAAGGGTCATGCCGCAGCGAAATCTTTAG